CTTCATCCATACCATGCCGTCGACCGGGCCCGGCGTGGTCCAGCGGGTGTGTTGGTCGTAGGTCATCAGGCTGACCAGGTCCACCGCCTGGCCCAGCGCCTTCAGGTCGTAGGCGCCGCGCCAGTATTCCCACATCCACTTGGAGAACTGCCCGCCCTCGCCATAGCCCGGCGCGTTGGGCACCACCGCCACCGACATCTTGAAGCCGGCCTTGTGCAACGCGTCGGCGGTCTGCTTGACCATCAGCGTGTAGGCGTCGCGGTCGGTCCAGGCGATGTTCTCGAAATCGAACTGGAAGCCGTAGTAGCCGTGCTTTTTGCCGTGGATCAGCAGCGAGGCGATCATGCGCTTCTTCGCGTCCTCGTCGTGCATCAGCTTGTGGAAGCCGTCACGGCCGGTGGTCATCGACAGGATCGGCATCACCCGCAGCTTCTTGCGCTTGGCGATGTCGTAGATGTAGGCGTTGGGGGTGCCGTTGACCAGGCCGTTCTGGTCCACGCCGTACCAGGTCGGCACCACCACGTCGATCTTGTCGACGTTGGCCAGGAACGAGTTGGTCGATTTCTGCGTGCTCATCAGATAGAACAGCGCGGTCGGGTTCTTGGCCATGGCTGGGGTGCAGACCATGGCCAGGGCAAGCAGCAGCCCTGCGAATCGCTTCATCATCGGGGGATATCCGTTAGCGGGTGGGGGAGGGCAGGTCGATGCGGAATACGTAGGCGTGTTCGCCGGCGGG
The Xanthomonas sp. AM6 DNA segment above includes these coding regions:
- a CDS encoding glycosyl hydrolase family 18 protein translates to MMKRFAGLLLALAMVCTPAMAKNPTALFYLMSTQKSTNSFLANVDKIDVVVPTWYGVDQNGLVNGTPNAYIYDIAKRKKLRVMPILSMTTGRDGFHKLMHDEDAKKRMIASLLIHGKKHGYYGFQFDFENIAWTDRDAYTLMVKQTADALHKAGFKMSVAVVPNAPGYGEGGQFSKWMWEYWRGAYDLKALGQAVDLVSLMTYDQHTRWTTPGPVDGMVWMKKHLDYALTQVPKEKLSLGIATYGYRWYTGNPVKEDGTEASNISATYIDADESFPLAIEQNATVQWDPVEQESWFYFYRDDMREWVFRPDARSFKARYDLVKDYGLEGFSCWVLGAEDPKVWDELPTASR